A stretch of Arachis hypogaea cultivar Tifrunner chromosome 15, arahy.Tifrunner.gnm2.J5K5, whole genome shotgun sequence DNA encodes these proteins:
- the LOC112749213 gene encoding uncharacterized GPI-anchored protein At4g28100-like gives MCNDSSSTTTLQTLKPILPNKSPGPGPSHPSTATIPAFPEQSDVKGCPLTLSDELFDGIKNACGGGGGGGSDMELHRTRCCPVLASWLYSAYSSTALTHSHTHTSSLSYEMPLLPDDSETCVNDLENALKVRGIQLKRPNETCDVVFCFCGIRLHPLSCPDAFSVNENGELVGDKTVRRLEKNCISRTNNVNGFPGLGGCSKCLNTLYRVSFLLIFSQNR, from the coding sequence ATGTGCAATGactcatcatcaacaacaaccctTCAAACCCTTAAGCCCATCCTCCCAAACAAAAGCCCAGGCCCAGGCCCATCTCATCCATCAACAGCAACCATCCCTGCATTCCCTGAACAATCTGATGTCAAAGGTTGCCCCTTGACACTCTCAGATGAACTCTTTGACGGTATAAAGAATGCTTGTGgaggcggtggtggtggtggttctgaCATGGAGCTCCACCGCACACGGTGCTGCCCTGTTCTTGCATCATGGTTATACTCTGCATATTCTTCCACGGCATTAACCCATAGCCATACCCACACATCATCATTGTCATATGAGATGCCATTGTTACCAGATGACTCAGAAACATGTgtgaatgacttagagaatgcaCTGAAAGTGAGAGGGATTCAGCTGAAAAGACCTAATGAGACATGTGATGTTGTATTCTGCTTCTGTGGGATAAGGCTTCACCCTCTGAGTTGCCCAGATGCATTTTCAGTTAATGAAAATGGTGAACTTGTTGGGGATAAAACTGTGAGAAGGTTAGAGAAGAATTGCATCAGTAGAACCAACAATGTCAATGGCTTCCCTGGTCTTGGTGGCTGCTCCAAGTGCTTGAACACACTCTACAGGGTCAGTTTTCTATTAATCTTTTcccaaaatagataa
- the LOC140179406 gene encoding formin-like protein 8 has protein sequence MRASSLLLKFLEAILKAENRMNAGTSRGNAQGFNLSALRKLPNVKSINGKTSLLHFIVEQVAQSEGRGEAMNQKHNIPKINGDISNSNENNNNLVQHETEKEYLMLGLQVLLGGIKDELSEVKKEAIIDHQNFIRMLYILNARVSEIREIVTKCCGENNERGGFVKEMKGFVEECEEELKVVKDEHLRIMELVKKTNEYYLGGGGGSNPFELFLIVRDLVHEEPPSLIMDDRTSSGHDFHLAIG, from the coding sequence ATGAGGGCTAGTAGCCTATTACTGAAGTTTCTTGAGGCAATTCTCAAAGCTGAAAACCGGATGAATGCCGGAACTTCTAGGGGAAATGCACAAGGTTTCAACCTAAGTGCTCTTAGGAAGCTTCCTAATGTGAAAAGCATTAATGGGAAGACTAGTTTGCTACACTTCATTGTAGAGCAGGTGGCTCAGTCAGAAGGAAGAGGAGAAGCTATGAATCAAAAGCATAACATTCCCAAAATCAACGGTGATATAAGCAACTCCAATGAAAACAATAATAACCTTGTGCAACATGAGACAGAGAAAGAGTATCTGATGCTTGGTTTACAAGTGTTATTGGGAGGTATAAAGGATGAGTTATCTGAAgtaaagaaagaagcaataatTGATCATCAGAATTTCATTAGGATGTTATACATTCTCAATGCTCGTGTTAGCGAAATTCGAGAGATTGTAACCAAATGTTGTGGCGAGAACAATGAGAGAGGTGGATTTGTTAAGGAAATGAAAGGGTTTGTAGAGGAATGTGAGGAGGAGCTTAAAGTTGTGAAAGATGAACACCTTAGGATCATGGAGCTTGTGAAGAAAACCAATGAGTATTATCTAGGAGGTGGAGGAGGATCAAACCCCTTTGAACTGTTTCTTATTGTGAGAGATCTTGTGCATGAAGAACCCCCCTCGCTCATCATGGACGATCGCACAAGCAGCGGCCATGACTTCCACCTTGCGATTGGATGA